One window of Amyelois transitella isolate CPQ chromosome 7, ilAmyTran1.1, whole genome shotgun sequence genomic DNA carries:
- the LOC106130824 gene encoding small ribosomal subunit protein eS4 isoform X2, whose protein sequence is MARGPKKHLKRLNAPKAWMLDKLGGVYAPRPSTGPHKLRECLPLVIFLRNRLKYALTGNEVLKIVKQRLIKVDGKVRTDPTYPAGFMDVVSIEKTNELFRLIYDVKGRFTIHRITPEEAKYKLCKVKRVATGPKNVPFLVTHDGRTIRYPDPLIKVNDSIQLDIASSKIMDFIKFESGNLCMITGGRNLGRVGTIVSRERHPGSFDIVHVRDSTGHTFATRLNNVFIIGKGTKAYISLPRGKGVRLTIAEERDKRIAAKVAAQ, encoded by the exons ATG GCTCGAGGCCCCAAGAAGCACTTGAAGCGTTTAAACGCGCCAAAAGCATGGATGTTGGACAAACTTGGTGGCGTGTACGCGCCACGGCCATCCACTGGCCCTCACAAGCTCCGGGAGTGCTTGCCGCTGGTGATTTTCCTTCGTAACCGTCTGAAGTACGCACTCACTGGTAATGAGGTGCTCAAGATTGTGAAGCAAAGGTTGATCAAGGTTGACGGCAAAGTGAGGACAGACCCCACATACCCTGCTGGATTCATGG atGTGGTGTCCATTGAAAAGACAAATGAATTGTTCAGACTTATCTATGACGTCAAGGGCAGATTCACCATTCACCGTATCACTCCTGAAGAGGCCAAG TACAAGCTGTGCAAAGTGAAGCGAGTGGCGACCGGCCCCAAGAACGTTCCGTTCCTGGTGACGCACGACGGCCGCACCATCCGGTACCCGGACCCCCTCATCAAGGTCAATGACTCCATCCAGCTGGACATCGCCTCCTCCAAGATTATGGACTTCATCAAGTTTGAGTCAG GTAACCTGTGCATGATCACGGGCGGCAGGAATTTGGGCCGCGTGGGCACGATCGTGTCTCGCGAGCGCCACCCCGGCTCGTTCGACATCGTGCACGTGCGCGACTCCACGGGCCACACGTTCGCGACGCGCCTCAACAACGTGTTCATCATCGGCAAGGGCACCAAGGCGTACATCTCGCTGCCCAGGGGCAAGGGCGTCAGGCTGACTATAGCCGAGGAGAGGGACAAGCGTATAGCCGCTAAAGTCGCTGCGCAGTAG
- the LOC106130804 gene encoding zinc finger protein 333, translated as MKSEETDELQKKQKPQPTSIRVPQPNGTLYIDQDDSGCLCPERRSSNPATIARSARLAPDIQARSGELVASGEGLRVRLLSALPAGGELLLWFHESLLATVDMPFLTLKNIRGKKDYVCHDCDVQFEHPNHLKVHLFLQCREYSPSVFWRKFHSKLTAALTPTTDRLSAFRPYTEIISSPIPAPAQLEALAAEWGKSTNGHLCLYCGKIYSRKYGLKIHIRTHTGYKPLRCRYCLRAFGDPSNLNKHVRLHANEGNESGEHACPFCGKRLARRRDLLRHVRARHADALSSKAASSPCAVP; from the exons ATGAAGAGTGAAGAAACTGATGAGTTG CAAAAGAAACAGAAACCTCAACCAACTTCAATAAGGGTTCCTCAACCCAATGGGACT cTATACATAGACCAAGATGACTCCGGCTGCTTATGCCCCGAGCGGCGCTCATCAAACCCCGCCACCATAGCGCGGTCAGCGCGCCTGGCGCCGGACATTCAGGCCAGGAGTGGAGAACTGGTGGCTTCGGGGGAAGGGCTGAGGGTCAGGCTGCTGAGCGCCCTGCCCGCTGGTGGAGAGCTGCTGCTGTGGTTCCATGAGAGCCTGCTAGCTACAGTGGACATGCCGTTTTTGACGCTCAAAAATATTAGAG GTAAAAAAGACTACGTGTGCCATGACTGCGACGTCCAATTCGAGCATCCAAACCACCTCAAAGTCCACCTCTTCCTTCAATGCAGAGAGTACTCGCCGTCCGTATTCTGGAGAAAATTCCACTCGAAACTCACCGCAGCACTCACTCCGACCACAGACCGTTTATCCGCATTCAGGCCGTACACAGAAATAATAAGTTCCCCAATACCTGCGCCCGCGCAATTGGAAGCCTTAGCTGCGGAATGGGGTAAATCGACCAACGGtcacttatgtttatattgcGGTAAAATTTACTCAAGAAAATATGgcttgaaaatacatataagaaCTCATACGGGTTATAAGCCGTTGCGCTGCCGCTATTGTTTACGGGCATTTGGGGATCCGAGTAACTTGAATAAGCATGTGAGGTTACATGCCAATGAAGGGAATGAGAGTGGAGAGCATGCGTGTCCGTTTTGTGGGAAAAGACTGGCGCGTAGGCGGGACTTATTGAGGCATGTTCGAGCGAGGCATGCAGATGCCTTGAGCTCTAAGGCTGCCTCATCGCCCTGTGCAGTTCCTTGA